In the genome of Scylla paramamosain isolate STU-SP2022 chromosome 2, ASM3559412v1, whole genome shotgun sequence, the window GTCCCCACCAAACATTAAGGGAGGACTAGCATCCTCAGGATCATCAGTTCTAACCCATTTCATCACGTAGATCTCATCATTTTGAGTACTGATAATGACTGAACTGTTGGCAAATATTAAGATTTGATCATAATCCAGATTTTAGATTGCTTATAAAAATGCCACCTAAGGATGATCACTCCACACTAACACCCAAAATGTGACACTCTTCAAGCATAACTTTTTATCTAAAAGGCTAAAGCTATTCTTTTAGATCTTTTGATATGTTTCATAATTCTAGGGCCACAATGATCAGAAAAAGTCTAGCACCTGATCACAACTCTGCTGCTCTAAAAATTTGCCAAATTGCTATACAGAACTTAGCGTAAGCTAAACTCTGGACATGACTGAAACAGCTTTGAGCTTGTGGACTTCACTAATGTGTGAGATTATGACCATACAGATAATGGGgtctttaatttttatctaatgtttttcttgttttgcatCCAGTTTCCCTGATTTATCAGGGGAGGGGCTTtagatttggcatttgggagcCGTCAACCTgggtggatgcccttcctacccttggACTGTGCAGGAGTCAAACCGTGTGCCTGAGGACCCCTCGGCCTCCGAAGCACACAGGATCCCACTGTACCATGGCGGGCCCAATTTTCATCTCAATATTGCTCTCAAAAAGTACTTCCTTAGCCTGCAATTTTTCAACAGTGCTGCACATTACAGTATGATGGTATATTCTTGCTCAcaactttcattcatttctcctcAATATGAACAACTAATTTTCAGGtgtgacacacacaaaaaaaagggtGTGAGAAACAGATAGCAAATTTATTCAAAATGCATCAGAgcttataaagaaataattttgtCTATGAAGTTTATGAAAACCTACTACTGAATATCAAGCTCTaaattattttgttatgttatcTTATATCCAAAAGACAATGAAGTTAaaatttcatcttatttttgttgttcttatccAAGAGCCTCATATTTCTCAAGGTCTTTAAGTCCTTAGCCCAATTACTTATTTATGTGTCAACCATTGCTTTTGCTTTTGTGAGAAAAGTTATTGAGAAACCAGAGAAGTACAGTACACCCTTACACTTAAATTTTAGCTAGATCTCATCTCTCCTAAATCCAGCTGATACTTAactgttacagaagttaattcACTAAATATCACAAACTATCTTCAGCCCTAATTAAAATTGATTACATTCCATGGTGATTAGTTGAGCTATTACAATTCCAACTCTTGTCCTAGGTACTGTGTCCATCGCATAACCTCGAAGCCTGTTTGTGCCATGAACATGAACCAAACTGTAAGCATCACATGCCCACACATGGTGGCGCCACACACCACAATGCAGGGTTGGTGGTCCAACAAGTGGACTGTGGTGATTAAGACATTTCATCGTGAGGGAAGCAGGTTATGGTGAAATAAACAAGGAGGCGAGAACACCGAGTGAGAGCTGTGTTGGAAAACGTCCTGGAGGGGGAGATTTAATGAGGAAAAGTTCATCGCGGTACAGTTGCGGACTCAACATAAATATGTAAGACTTGCACTAGCACATACGCCACCTCGAAACCCGTGACCCATCTGGCATCATACTGGCACGTGGTATTATCCCTCCCCAGGCCAGGATGACCTGCTGGGTAACATGCTGCAGTTTGAAATCACCCCCAGCAGGGCAATCTCCTGGCACACGTCACTATATTACATATAAGAGACCCGCTATATCATCTCATGCGTTTATAACAGCAACGTGTACTTACGTGGGCGCTATTTGCTTTTGTCTGGGTTTAGAATCATGTAAGACGTGTGAATTTTGCGAAATATTTGAGAGTGAAAACACACCTCACGCGGGACAACAAATGGCCATGACGTCACCGGCACGCTCCACCAATCAGCGTCCAGAGCTCAGCAGCCATATTGCCTCACCCACTGTCCGTTTTATCTCGCTACATTTCATCAACAATACAATTTTCATTGTACTACAGAAATATCTTCTAAAGGTGGTTGATTATTAGAACTTAAATTTTTCCAAACATTTTCCATGCATATGTATATGTGATGAGCATggtttgaaaaataaaatgttggAAATATTTCTATCTTGAGTAACTCATTCGGACGTGATGAAGGCCTTCAGTTCGAAAAATTTGGCGCGAAAGTGACGTCATATTGATTTGTAGGACGAGGAGACATCCTAAGTCgacctctcctctttcttttggcCGAATGCAATTTTACTGGAGTGTTCGTGAATGCCTCTAGGCTTGGCCCATGAATGAACATACGGGGCAGCTGGTGCAGGTGGTGAGGACTGGCTAGAGGAGCACCAAATGTTTGTTTACATGCAAGATGGCGTAGAGGGTGAGTGTTCACTTTTTCTTATATTGCTTCCAGTTGTGCAAATTGACGACCTAGCTGTAATTTGGTGGTCTGGACATAGTGCTGACTAATgcatttactgttatttttaataGATATATCGATTTGTCCATGTAGAAGCATATATCTATGCGGAATATCATTAATGTGCATATCTCtgaaaaacagtggaaaaatAAGTAGTTAAGTGTCGTTAATATTATTTATCCAaatcttcattattttgtttggtTTATCGTAAATAAAATTGAGACAATGTCATTGTTTAGGTGAATTTAGTTTACATGCGTGTTCTGTTAAGACAGTTGCCAGGTTTCCGCTGGATTATTGAATATACATtgtttattctgttattttttttttcttattctgcaTTTTTATATTGTAATTCGTCAACTTCGTGAATTTTACAATcctttataaacattttttagAGCTCGTATCCTTCgcgaagagaaaataaatgcgTGATAATAGACAAAGACATCTCGTGGGAATGCAGTCTGAGGGGGTcgaggtgagagggagacatGCAACGCAATACTCCTATATTTATGCGTAGTGACTGCTTACTAGACCTCTGTGCCCAACGAGTCACCTAGCACGTGATAGCCCACAGTACAGGGGCGGCCAGGATGTGAAGGTTGAGTAGAAAAAGGGGAGCTGCGGACGCTGAAAAGGTTTGAAATAGAGTGGTTCGAGGTGACAAGATTGTTGGCGGGATCAGCTGATGGGAACGTGAGCGTGATACAGGCTGTGTCCTGAcgaatgataggtggatattACTCCCTTCTGGGTTACTGTGACGCAGCATCATGCCCCAAAACTTCCAAACCACTTACCAGCCCTTCACGGGTGggctggaggaaggaggaggaggcggaggaggaagcagcagcagcgggggAGGAGGCGCCTTtatggaagaaagggatgaggaTCTTTCCCCTGACACGCACACCAGTATGGTCTTTCACGTCGTGCCCAAGTCTAGCAAGTCGAGATGGAACCACATTGAGGACCTGGATTCGTTCTTCAGCCGCGTGTACCAGTACCACCAGAACCATGGGCTGCTGTGCATGATGCTGCAACAAGTCTTCGAATTAGCACAGTTCATCTTTATTATCGTCTTCACTGTATTCCTGTTCTCCTGTGTGGACTATGACATCCTCTTCAGAAACAAGTATCCTCCAGATTTTAGATATAATGAGACAGACAAGATCACCCTTCCTGACGCCCTGCGCACCCATGCCCAGTGTAGGGAGCATTTCTCATGGCAGTTGGTGATGGCTATCCTGGCGGCCTCACTCTTCTGGCTGATGCGTTTTGGCCATGCCTGCTACACCTTCTTCCAGTTTTGGGAGATCAAGCAGTTCTTCAACAATGCACTGGGCATTCAAGACCAAGACCTGGGGAACATCAcctgggaggaggtggagcagcgCGTCATGGAGGTGCAGGTAAGATCACTTGTTATTGCTTCTTGTGTGTGgataagtttatttatttatttttatttttatttatctttttacttcttttatttgtttattttgtgagTAATAGTGGAAATTACTTCTCATATTTTCACAACATTGTTGTACATTATTCCCACTTGTAAGTCAGTGCCACTACACTTTTCCTGCCTGTCTGCTGAACACAATTTCTTAATGGATTTGCatataaacaccaaaacaaagagAGCATGTGAAggtttattccattatcaattatTGTTTATAGGCTTCTTTGTGCTGACTCAGATATAGAGATAAGAGGTGACAGTTTCTCCTTCGTGACATCACCTGCATAAGTTGTTTTCAATCAGGATTTCTCACATGAATCTTGAAAACAATTTATGCTGGTGATATCAGGAGGGAGAAACCTTTCCCTCTTATCTCTATGACTGAGTCAGCACAAAGGAGCTTATAAATTACAGTTGACAATGAGATGAACTCTAACATGCTttctttgttttggtgtttatatACAAATTCATTAAGAAATTGTGTTCAACAGTTGGATGAAAAGAGTGTATTTCtagattggaaaaaaataaattgctgAGTTTTGAAAATTACAATTTTAATATAAttctcatcattttctcatTAGACATTATATCTAGACATTTCATCATTAGACTTTTACAGTATTGATTTAATTGGTTGGGAGAAGACAAATGTTCATTTTCTAGAAGGATTACAAATAACATTTCTGATAAGATTTGATACGATGAATTGTGCTTTAGTAAGCTAATGTTTATGAAATCTTGAACAGCTTTAACAGCATAACAAGCAGATTTAACTAATTATTAGTTCTTAGAAGGATTAAGCATGTTTCTTGCAAACATCTTGCTCATTATTAATGATAACTTTATATTCTATAGGTTCTTTAAATGTcagtatattaagaaaaaaaagatatgtcaTAGACATGAGTATAACTGGATTACAAAAATCACTGTCATCTAAGTTTTAGTCTTATTTGGGCACTTTACAGCTTCGcttttaactgactgtcttcatctgtCACTCTGCTGCATTGTAGCAGCTGTTGCTATCCTCTACTATTATATCTATGATTTTGTGGAATTGTCATCAGaatgcctcctctcccttccactacCACtcagcacaagactttctgatctcatccttattctgtcaaACCCAATGACActcactctttcattcttttcacagATAAACTCCTGAACTCCctaccatttttttccctataattCAGTTATTTCAAGAGAGGATTGTCAAGACATCCCATGAACTAAATTGATCACTTCCTGTGAAACTTGTTTCTAATGAACTtttgggaaggaggaaatacagaagcaggcagggagttctagagtttaccagagaaagggatgaatgattgagaatactggttaactcttgcattaaaaaggtggagaaaatagaataaacaatAAATCTTGAAAATAAGGCTCATTGTATGTTCATGGCTGTTAAAATCCTGTTGTTTATGATGATTTGTcatcttttccactttttttttttccttcaatatctGACACTAGTTCATaaatcttcccttttcttcccccagGGTAGAAATACACATTGggaatatatttttgttgcccttggccagtgtccctcatatatatatatattgggtaTTCCATTCACACTGAGCTTTtgaacaggatggaatcaaaagcgtTTAATCTTAGCTTTTCTCCTAattgattgtcttcagcctctctgcTAAAATGTTGCATCTCATTATCTTCTACCAATATTTTcaagctaactgctcttctgatcttgcaaactgtATGCCTCATCTCCTGCAgcctcattgcacaagactttctacttcctctcaagcctattctgcccacctctctaatacaatagttaaccagtattctcaatctttcatccctttcactggttaacaatggaactccctgcctgctcctaTATTTACGTACTCCTATGACTTGAGCcttttcaagaggaaggttctAAGACACATATCCTCTGATACTAGGTAATCCTTCTGGCTTTCTCTTTATGGACTGGTGCCTCAGTggactttttcttttccaaggCCAGTATCcttagtacaaaaaaaaaaaagaaagaaagaaagaaaaaaaagaggtgaaaataGGATGGGTGTTGTGCAGTTCAGCATTAGCTCGTTTGTTACCATTATCACAAAAGTGAGTATTGTTTCTGTCTTCCTACCACAGGTTGAAGAACGCATGTGCATCCACAAGGAAGTGCTGACTGAGTTGGACATCTACCATCGCATTCTGCGCTTCACCAACTACTTCATTGCCATGGTGAACAAGAACATCATCCCTTTGAAGCTGGATGTGCCCTTTGTTGGGGAAGTTGTGTTCCTCACCAAGGGGCTGCGCATGAACATCGAAATGTTACTCTTTTGGGGACCCTGGGCACCTTTCAGGAACATCTGGCATCTACATGATGAATACAAGCGGCCAGAGAAGCGACATGAGCTGGCTGAGCGGCTCAACCAGCAGTTCCTGTACTTTGGCATTGCTAATCTAGTACTGTTTCCACTTGTGCTGCTCTTCCAGATAatgtattctttcttctactatGCTGAAATGATAAAGCGTGAGCCTGGCAGCTTGGGAAGCCGCCGCTGGTCGCACTATGGAGAGGTTTACTTGCGTCACTTTAATGAGTTGGACCATGAGATGAGTGCACGTCTTAATCGTGGCTACAAGGCTGCCTCACAGTATATGAACATCTTTTCCTCTCCGTTGATGGCAGTGGTAGCGCGGCATGTAGCCTTTGTGTGCGGTGCTGTGTTGGCTGTGTTGGCTGCCCTCAGTGTGTATGATGAGGATGTGCTGCAGGTGGAACATGTGCTCACGTTCATGACAATTCTTGGAGCTTTGCTCGCTGGCTGCAGGGTCTTTATTCCTGATGAGAACTTGGTCTTCTGCCCAGAGATGTTGATGCGGCGGGTGCTGGCTGAGGTGCACTATCTCCCTGACCACTGGAGGGAGAAGGCACACACCTCACGTGTCCGTCGGGAGTTTTCCCAGCTGTTCCAGTACCGAGTTGTACACATGCTGGAGGAACTTGTGTCCCCAGTTGTCACTCCACTTATTTTAATATTCCGCCTCCGCTTCAAGGCTCTTGACATTGTAGACTTCTATCGGAACTTCACAGTGGAGGTGGTAGGGGTGGGGGATGTATGCTCCTTTGCCCAGATGGACATCCGGAGGCATGGCAGCCCCACCTGGCAGCCTGATCTCCTCTTGGATGACATTGTTAGTCAACCAGGAGGATCACAAAAACCAGAAATGGCAACAGATGGAGGCAAGACAGAGTTATCCCTCCTGCACTTCACCATGACCAACCCCAAGTGGAAGCCTCCACAGGAGTCCACAGCCTTCATCAATGCCCTCCGCACACAGGCCCAACGAGACATGAATGCCTTGCCAACACTTCAGGAGGAAAatgctctcttctcttctctgaacTCGctgtcttgtggtggtggtttgggtCTGGGTCTGGGTGCCACAAGCATGCTACAGCAACCTCCATGGATGGGAGGACAGCACCAGTCTTTCTGGTCACCCCGGGGACTCCGAGGTAGATTATCTCAGGTGGAAGGTTCTCGTCATGGCCCCACTACTGGGGGAATCCTATCCTCTATCCAGCAGTCCAACATAGAGAGTAGCATGACATCTGGCCCAGCGGGAGATCCAGTCATGGCCCCCAGTACTCTCAGCCCCTCCTGCATCATGGGCCCCAGCTTAGCACCCCCATCTGTTCTGCCTCAGGACCTCACTGCTGTGGACATGAGTCTCAGCACCCTGTACTTGCATGAGCTGCACCAGCGCCACCGCCACCGAGCCAGTTACTCAGATGTCCCGCCCCAGCCCAGCTCAGGTCCCCAGGGGCCACCAGGTGgagcatttctttctcctccccctcatcctcagGAGCCGCCTGTGGTGTCTTTTCAGCGGGCACAAGAAAAGACTCCCCTGCTTGGTGAGCCATGAGGAAGTGGGACTGGATGACTAAGTGTTGCCTCTTTATACTTAATAATGGACAAGGTGGTTAGGCCGGCCGCTGGTGGGCGCGGCGGTGTGCTGCCCAAAGTGTCTTTGCTAGACCCGCTCATTTAGCCCCGCGCAACAATATGTGCTAGTCCACCACTTTGATTTCTTACAACTTCTGTTTGTAGGTGTAGTTTGAACCTTTTACTGTGACAGCTCGTTGTAACTGACTGGATGGTGTGAGCTAGAAAATTTATTGTGTATAAAGTGTATCATAATTAagaattttgtattttcttaaaaaTTTTATCAGACTGAATTTTGTGcatggatgagtgaatgaaatgTGCATGcattgtgttttccatgcaagCTTTGTGCAAATGCTGTTTTCTTTGTAAATAGTTTGATTAAATGAATTGTACTACCTATATGACGTCTTTCACTTAACTAAAGACCATCAAATGAGGCCTGTAGTGGGTGTTGTGTCTCAGTGGTCCCTTATCAGGAGCACCATATGCCTCTATTCTTGTGGTGttttaaatcagtcagtcagtcagtcagtgtagCGGTGAGACACGGTTACTTTGTTGACATGAGAAGCGAGTCGCGTGCAGCACCTGGCCTGGGGCGGCACTTCCCCTACCTAGCACCGACCTCACACCCGTGGCACCCTGCGTCCTTGGACACGTTTGTATTGGCAGATCTAATAGGGGTGGGCGGTGGTGTTGACAACAGCTGGCGTTGTGCACGTGGCCTAGGTGTAGTAGTATATACATTGATTTTACAGCGGTCCAAGTGTACATTCGCTTCGTTTATGTAGTTTTGCAATAACTACATAAACCAACTTAAGTTGGTAATTCATTTACTATGTTAAGGGCTTTTACTACGGGTTTCAgtaacacattattattaactaTTCTTTGTTACTGTTGGAAGCTCAAACCGCGCCTTACCGTgatcttttttctcctcacctTGAGGAAAGGTTAAGGCTGTGCTTGGCAACAGTCGCTGTGACGTCACCCATCCTTCcttgggtggggcggggcggggcggggcacgTCAGCCAACACTGGAAATTTTAAAGCAGTTCCACGGTAGTGTTTTGGGCGGGTTTCCTTTGTGCTTACTTTCTTGTTGCTACAGTAGTTCGTATATTTATTGCTTGTAGCAGCCACTGACAACCGTGCTTCTCTGGATTAAGGTTGTTGACAATGCTTGAtctggtgtgtgcgtgtgactgTTTACATCACCCGTTTATTAATCGATATGGaatacgtactctctctctctctctctctctcccctttaagcgccctccccttttctttctttcaatcagctctattttctccttcccctctccccattctTTTCATCAACGCTACTCTCCTCTggtccttttattattttttttctgcccttttatttattttcttttagtccTCTTATCACTACTAACTGCGACTttgtttttcatcattcttattatatgcagttttgttgttgttgttgttgttgttgttgttgtcgtcctcctcctcctcctcctcctcctcctcctcctcctcctcctcctcctcctcctcctcctcctcctcctcctctctctctctctctctctctctctctctctctctctctctctctctctctctctctctctctctctctctctctcctgtttcttaAAGATAGTGCGGGAGAATtttgtcctctccctcctccctccctccctccttccttatcatCCTGAGTGGATGGAAATTTCTTGACGTGTGCCAGGCTGGGAATGCACATCATGCTGCCTCTTTAAGTGACGTTATGTGAATATTCAACGTGGAGGGTTGACTGAGAGAGTATGCTGTTATGTATTATTgtcatgtgttgtgttgtattgttttAGCGCGAGTGTTGCCTGTCGTTACCATATGAAGTGTGAGGGGGTtatgtaaagtgtgtgtgtgtgtgtgttacgtatgCTACGAGTGGGCCATCAGTTCAAggatgtatttatttgtctaattatttatttatttatttcaacgTAACATGATTTCTGCTACATTCACACACTCTTCGTTGCTTTCAGTGTCCTCCCCACCCCCTGCCCCCTTTATTATGTTCCTTTCGTAAACAAAGAAGTCATAATTTTGGTATAatgttgcggtggtggtgtaaaGTTGCAGGCAGTTAATTCAGTGTGAACGGCTGGCTGAGCAATGCCACGagtgatgtgtgtttgtgtgtgtgtgttgatatcaTTATCGAgaataaaggggagagagagagagagagagagagagagatgggggggaggcAAGAGACACAAACGGGAAAAGGGAAATGGAGGTACGAAtggtcactgagagagagagagagagagagagagatggggggggagGCAAGAGACACAAACgggaaaagagaaatggaggtaCGAATggccactgagagagagagagagagagagagagagagagagagagagagagagagagagaagaggacggCAACAGTGACTCAGAGGAGCTCTACGTCACTGGTAGACTGGGTGCCGGGTGTGGTAGGTGGGTCAGGcaggcaccagcagcagcagcggtagtagcACCTGTACGtagcagcagcggtagtagcaacaacaaaagcaccaacagcagcaagaaGTCGGTCgatgcctccacacacacacacacacacacacacacacacacacagatggcaGTATGTTTAAttcacgaaggaaggaaggaagggcgttACCTTTCCCCTCTCAATTCCTCCATGGCTACGcgtcctccagagagagagagagagagagagagagatggggaggaggggtaGTGTCCGGATAGAGGACTTCGCCTTTAAATCGTGAACGCAAGCATCCAGTGACCTGGGCCAAGCAGAGGGTGAAGTTAAAGGTATTTTGTATCGGCAGGTGATCTCTGCTGCCCCAGGTGTATTGTAGCGATGGGGAGAGTATTACAGGTGTGTGCGGTGCTACACAAAGCTGGTGACGAGGGTGTTTGTTTGGAATGTTTTGAGATAATGAGTGTAGCTTATCATATCttattctttttgtgtgtgttttagctcgtatgaggttattattattattacaacaacaccaacatcaacatcaacatcaacaacaacaactactactactactactactactactactactaataataataataataataataataataataataataataatattattattattattattattattattattattattattattattattattattattgttattattattattattattattatattgtcaGTTGCTTTTATTagttatatattatttttcccaTTATAAGTACTTTTCAAATGCTAAttgttattatagtagtagtagtagtgtatgaAGTAgctagtagtagcaatagtggtaggtggtggtggtgctggcggtagtagtagtagtggtggtggtggtggtagcaatgaCAGCAGAaagtgacgtaagcaaaattctcacgatcagtaatcaagatagaacaagaaataacgggttctagcttgaaaaatttaggttcaagaaagagatatgaagaaattggttctcaaatagagtggtagatgaatggaacggactcagtaatcaggttgttagtgaaatcattagggagcttttaagagaagattagataagtttGTGGATGttaatgataggtggaaataggtaggcatctttcatatagggactgccacgttgaggcctggtggcttctagcagcttcccttattttcttatgatcgTATGTtcttaacagtagtagtagtagtagtagtaatagtagtattgatACTATGAAGATGTAACAAATACTACTTTTCATACACTACATGCAAATATGAATTACAATACGTCAATATCTATATATAGTTCacgacagagaaggaaaaaaaaatagatatgatGCGATAAAAGATaactgaaaagaagaagaaaaaagtagatgaGTTAAACGCTTCTTGTAGTTTATTTAAATTAAAACATATGAAAGGAATTGTACCACACGACCTAAAAAGATTAAATACTAACccgacattattattattttttttcgtgggttggttccttttttatttcttccttttttgcttttactttttAACGATACGTAAATtgagatgtaagagagagagagagagagagagagagagagagagagagagagagagagagagagagagagagagagagagagagaggcgaataCGAGATAACTTCGTGAGAGAGTCCATCAACGCTCTGGCACGTCCCTGGAATtacggagggagaggaagagagagagagagagagagagagagagagagagagagagagagagagagagagagagagagagacatacgaCGTGGAAAAAGGAGAAGCGAACATATTTTAGGATTAGATTCAGCACTCGAAGAAGttgtagtcatagtagtagtagtagtagtagtagtagtagtagtagaagtagaagtagaagtagaagggggaaaggagagagagagagagagagagagagagagagagagagagagagagagagagagagagagagagagagcatatatcTCAGTTTAcgtgttgataaaaaaaaaaataaataaataaataaaaaaatacccacaTTTTAAGACTTTATATTTACTACGTAACTGAATATTCCCTCTTTAACTGAATATTTATCGTGAGTTACCTATTGCTCATTTCGGCCGCCTAATGACCCACCTGTTGCGTCGCTTTGAATCAGTGGATATATCGATTGTGGAATActgcaggttaggttaggttaagtagtGACTAGGTGGTGAATTTTTGTCGCCTTTGTTGTTTGTCAGTGGGGTAATGAATCGTGGTTGTCTATGGAAACACTCGTTGCTGTGTGCTGGAAATATTGCTTGGAGGTTTGAACAGTGTAATACCAATGGCCTGGGTTTTGGAGTTCTCTGGGTCCTTTTAAGAACATTTTGAAGGCACACAATGTctggttttcttgttttttttttttttcatggttcgtttttctctctctctctctctctctctctctctctctctctctctctctctctctctctctctctctctctctctctctctctctctctctctctctctctctctccttctactactactacttctaccactctactagctactactactactactactactactactctactagctactactactgctactactactactactactactactactactactactactactactactactactatactactactactactatcactactactactactactatcactactactactactactactactactactactactacttcttgcTTCCTCAGATGTCGCAAAATTAGAGTTTGACTTAACAAAATTCTGAAAACTCCTTTGAAGACACTGAAAGGAATCACTAGAGTCTCGTAAGTGCAGTTGAGGTAAGGCACAGGGAGACATTTGAGATTGTTAACTAATATCTACATGAATATGGTAGGAAA includes:
- the LOC135113791 gene encoding autophagy-related protein 9A-like, translated to MPQNFQTTYQPFTGGLEEGGGGGGGSSSSGGGGAFMEERDEDLSPDTHTSMVFHVVPKSSKSRWNHIEDLDSFFSRVYQYHQNHGLLCMMLQQVFELAQFIFIIVFTVFLFSCVDYDILFRNKYPPDFRYNETDKITLPDALRTHAQCREHFSWQLVMAILAASLFWLMRFGHACYTFFQFWEIKQFFNNALGIQDQDLGNITWEEVEQRVMEVQVEERMCIHKEVLTELDIYHRILRFTNYFIAMVNKNIIPLKLDVPFVGEVVFLTKGLRMNIEMLLFWGPWAPFRNIWHLHDEYKRPEKRHELAERLNQQFLYFGIANLVLFPLVLLFQIMYSFFYYAEMIKREPGSLGSRRWSHYGEVYLRHFNELDHEMSARLNRGYKAASQYMNIFSSPLMAVVARHVAFVCGAVLAVLAALSVYDEDVLQVEHVLTFMTILGALLAGCRVFIPDENLVFCPEMLMRRVLAEVHYLPDHWREKAHTSRVRREFSQLFQYRVVHMLEELVSPVVTPLILIFRLRFKALDIVDFYRNFTVEVVGVGDVCSFAQMDIRRHGSPTWQPDLLLDDIVSQPGGSQKPEMATDGGKTELSLLHFTMTNPKWKPPQESTAFINALRTQAQRDMNALPTLQEENALFSSLNSLSCGGGLGLGLGATSMLQQPPWMGGQHQSFWSPRGLRGRLSQVEGSRHGPTTGGILSSIQQSNIESSMTSGPAGDPVMAPSTLSPSCIMGPSLAPPSVLPQDLTAVDMSLSTLYLHELHQRHRHRASYSDVPPQPSSGPQGPPGGAFLSPPPHPQEPPVVSFQRAQEKTPLLGEP